Proteins from a single region of Segatella copri:
- the rplT gene encoding 50S ribosomal protein L20, which produces MPRSVNHVASKAKRTRILKLTKGYYGARKNVWTVAKNTWEKGLTYAYRDRRNKKRTFRALWIQRINAAARLDGMSYSQLMGALHKAGIEINRKVLADLAVNNPEAFKAIVAKVK; this is translated from the coding sequence ATGCCAAGATCAGTAAATCACGTTGCATCAAAAGCAAAAAGAACAAGAATCTTGAAGCTCACTAAGGGTTACTATGGAGCTCGCAAGAATGTATGGACAGTAGCTAAGAACACTTGGGAGAAGGGTCTTACCTACGCTTATCGCGATCGTCGTAACAAGAAGCGCACATTCCGCGCATTGTGGATTCAGCGTATCAACGCTGCTGCTCGCCTCGATGGTATGAGCTACAGCCAGTTGATGGGTGCTCTTCACAAGGCTGGTATCGAGATTAACCGTAAGGTTCTCGCTGACCTCGCTGTAAACAACCCTGAGGCTTTCAAGGCTATCGTTGCAAAGGTGAAGTAA
- the rpmI gene encoding 50S ribosomal protein L35: MPKVKTNSGAKKRFRFTGTGKIKRHHAFHSHILTKKTKKQKRNLLGETLVDRSNLKQVRDLLCLR, translated from the coding sequence ATGCCAAAAGTAAAGACTAATTCCGGCGCAAAGAAGAGATTCCGTTTCACCGGTACAGGTAAGATTAAGCGTCATCACGCTTTTCACAGTCACATCTTGACTAAGAAGACAAAGAAGCAGAAGAGAAATCTCCTTGGTGAGACTCTCGTAGACCGTTCAAACTTGAAGCAGGTTCGCGACTTGCTCTGCCTCCGTTAA
- the infC gene encoding translation initiation factor IF-3, whose amino-acid sequence MKNDKMKNQYRVNDQIRARDVRVVSDGGAEVMPARKALELARQQELDLVEISPNAQPPVCRIVDYSKFLYQQKKHAKEMKQKQVKVETKEIRFGPQTDEHDYQFKLKHAMEFLNEGNKVRAYVFFRGRSILFKEQGEVLLLRFANDLEEYGKVEQMPKLEGKKMFLYMSPKKAGTAKKSQQKMDREKREAEAKAAADAERAANAEKNGLLANAKGGDSLKKLAEGTEN is encoded by the coding sequence ATGAAAAATGACAAAATGAAAAATCAGTACCGCGTAAACGACCAGATTCGTGCACGCGACGTGAGAGTAGTGAGTGATGGTGGAGCAGAAGTGATGCCAGCACGTAAGGCGTTGGAGTTGGCACGTCAGCAAGAGCTTGACTTAGTCGAGATATCTCCTAATGCGCAACCACCAGTTTGCCGTATAGTTGACTATTCTAAATTCCTTTACCAGCAGAAGAAGCATGCAAAGGAAATGAAGCAGAAGCAGGTAAAGGTGGAGACCAAGGAAATCCGTTTCGGACCTCAGACTGATGAGCACGACTATCAGTTCAAGCTCAAGCACGCTATGGAGTTCCTCAACGAGGGTAACAAGGTTCGTGCATACGTTTTCTTCCGTGGTCGCTCTATTCTCTTCAAGGAGCAGGGTGAGGTTCTTCTTCTCCGTTTCGCCAATGATTTGGAAGAGTACGGAAAGGTGGAGCAGATGCCAAAGCTTGAAGGTAAGAAGATGTTCCTCTACATGAGTCCTAAGAAGGCTGGTACTGCAAAGAAGAGTCAGCAGAAGATGGACCGTGAGAAGCGAGAGGCTGAAGCTAAGGCTGCTGCAGATGCAGAGCGCGCTGCTAATGCTGAGAAGAATGGCTTGCTCGCCAATGCTAAAGGCGGCGATAGCCTGAAGAAACTCGCAGAAGGAACAGAGAATTAA
- the thrS gene encoding threonine--tRNA ligase — MVKITFPDGSVREYEQGVTGLQIAESISPALARNVVSCGVNGETVELNRPINEDANVELYKFEDEQGKHTFWHTSAHLLAEALQELYPGIQFGFGPAVESGFFYDVMPAEGQVISENDFAKIEAKMMELAKKNEPVVRKEVSKADALAEFKADGQTYKCEHIEQDLEDGTITTYTQGNFTDLCRGPHLMNTGLIKAVKITSVAGAFWRGDAKREQMTRIYGISFPKKKMLDEYLVILEEAKKRDHRKIGKEMELFMFSERVGKGLPIWLPKGTQLRLRLQELLRSLLKPYNYQEVICPGIGGKSLYVTSGHYAHYGKDAFQPIHTPEEDEEYMLKPMNCPHHCEVYARKPRSYKDLPLRIAEFGTVFRYEKSGELHGLTRVRTFTQDDAHIFVRSDQVKSEFENVIDVILKVFKIFGFENYEAQISLRDPKDTEKYIGTDEIWEESENAIREACKEKGLETREEVGEAAFYGPKLDFMVKDAIGRRWQLGTIQVDYNLPERFKLEYTAEDNSKKTPVMIHRAPFGSLERFTAVLIEHTAGHFPLWLTPDQVAILPISEKFNDYAQKVRQYFDKQGVRALVDDRNEKIGRKIRDNELKRVPYMVIVGEKESAEGLVSMRKQGGGEQATMSMEEFAQRINAEVAEQLKAAEE, encoded by the coding sequence ATGGTAAAAATCACATTCCCAGACGGATCTGTTCGTGAGTATGAACAGGGCGTAACTGGCTTACAAATCGCCGAGAGCATCTCACCGGCTCTCGCTCGCAACGTTGTATCTTGCGGTGTTAATGGTGAGACAGTAGAGTTGAATCGTCCTATCAATGAGGATGCAAATGTAGAACTCTACAAGTTTGAGGATGAGCAGGGTAAGCACACATTCTGGCATACATCTGCCCACTTGTTGGCTGAAGCTCTTCAGGAGCTTTACCCAGGCATCCAGTTCGGTTTCGGTCCAGCCGTAGAGAGTGGTTTCTTCTACGACGTAATGCCAGCCGAGGGTCAGGTGATTTCAGAGAATGATTTCGCCAAGATCGAGGCTAAGATGATGGAACTTGCCAAAAAGAACGAACCTGTGGTTCGCAAGGAGGTGTCTAAGGCTGATGCTCTCGCTGAGTTCAAGGCTGACGGTCAGACTTACAAGTGCGAGCATATTGAGCAGGACTTGGAGGATGGTACCATCACCACATATACCCAGGGCAATTTCACCGACCTTTGCCGTGGTCCTCACTTGATGAACACTGGCCTTATCAAGGCAGTGAAGATTACAAGTGTGGCTGGTGCTTTCTGGCGCGGTGATGCCAAGCGCGAGCAGATGACCCGTATCTACGGTATCAGCTTCCCTAAGAAGAAGATGCTCGATGAGTACTTGGTAATTCTCGAAGAGGCTAAGAAGCGTGACCACCGTAAGATCGGTAAGGAGATGGAACTCTTCATGTTCTCAGAGCGTGTAGGTAAGGGTCTTCCTATCTGGTTGCCAAAGGGTACACAGCTCCGCCTGCGTCTGCAGGAGTTGCTCCGTTCTCTCTTGAAGCCTTACAACTATCAGGAGGTTATCTGCCCAGGTATCGGTGGCAAGAGTCTTTATGTTACATCTGGTCACTATGCTCACTATGGCAAGGATGCATTCCAGCCTATCCATACTCCAGAGGAGGATGAGGAGTATATGCTGAAGCCAATGAACTGTCCTCACCACTGCGAGGTCTACGCTCGTAAGCCTCGTTCTTACAAGGATCTTCCTTTGCGTATTGCAGAGTTCGGTACTGTATTCCGCTATGAGAAAAGCGGTGAGCTCCATGGTTTGACTCGTGTTCGTACATTTACTCAGGATGATGCTCACATCTTCGTTCGTTCAGATCAGGTGAAGTCGGAATTCGAGAATGTAATTGACGTAATCCTGAAGGTATTCAAGATCTTCGGTTTCGAAAACTACGAGGCACAGATTTCTCTCCGCGATCCTAAGGATACAGAGAAGTATATCGGTACTGATGAGATTTGGGAAGAGAGCGAGAACGCTATCCGCGAGGCTTGCAAGGAGAAGGGTCTTGAGACACGCGAGGAGGTTGGCGAGGCTGCCTTCTATGGTCCTAAGCTCGACTTCATGGTAAAGGATGCCATCGGTCGTCGTTGGCAGTTGGGTACCATCCAGGTGGATTACAACTTGCCAGAGCGTTTCAAGCTGGAGTATACAGCAGAGGATAACTCTAAGAAGACTCCTGTGATGATTCACCGTGCACCATTCGGTTCATTGGAGCGATTCACAGCCGTTCTCATCGAGCATACCGCCGGTCACTTCCCATTGTGGTTGACTCCAGACCAGGTTGCAATTCTTCCTATCTCTGAAAAGTTCAACGATTATGCCCAGAAGGTACGTCAGTACTTCGACAAGCAGGGTGTTCGTGCTTTGGTTGATGACCGTAACGAGAAGATTGGCCGCAAGATTCGTGACAACGAGTTGAAGCGTGTTCCTTACATGGTTATCGTAGGTGAGAAGGAGAGTGCCGAGGGCTTGGTATCTATGCGTAAGCAGGGTGGTGGCGAACAGGCTACCATGAGCATGGAAGAGTTCGCTCAGCGCATCAATGCCGAGGTTGCAGAGCAATTGAAGGCCGCTGAAGAGTAA
- a CDS encoding asparaginase, with product MAKPKILIIYTGGTIGMGKDPMTGVLEPLDFNHLVSSMPEFKLIQAEIDVRKFDPPIDSSDMDPMRWAEIVSMISNNYNDYDGFVILHGTDTMAYTSSALSFMLENLTKPVILTGSQLPIGELRTDGKENLMTAIEIASAKNAEGRPMVPEVCIFFNGKLIRGNRAIKINAEGFHAFESFNYPHLCDVGINFQYHDHHILKPDYRKPMVPHLKLDPNVIVFSLFPGIQDNIVRHVMESPDLRGIVMRTFGSGNAPHTPWIMRLLDQAAHRGVNIVNISQCLTGSVEMERYGAGFQLKTAHVISGYDSTVEAMVTKMMYLQGRYADNKKVREKLTESLAGEISI from the coding sequence ATGGCAAAACCAAAGATTCTCATCATCTATACCGGTGGTACCATCGGTATGGGAAAGGACCCGATGACAGGTGTATTGGAACCCCTTGATTTTAATCACCTCGTTTCTTCCATGCCCGAATTCAAGCTCATTCAGGCAGAAATCGATGTACGAAAATTCGACCCACCTATCGATTCCAGCGACATGGATCCAATGCGCTGGGCAGAAATCGTAAGCATGATATCCAACAACTACAACGACTATGACGGATTCGTAATTCTTCATGGCACCGATACAATGGCTTACACTTCATCCGCCTTGTCCTTTATGCTTGAGAATCTGACCAAGCCTGTAATATTGACAGGTAGCCAGTTGCCTATCGGTGAATTGCGAACCGACGGCAAAGAGAATCTGATGACAGCCATAGAGATTGCTTCTGCCAAGAATGCCGAAGGACGCCCGATGGTGCCCGAGGTATGCATCTTCTTCAACGGCAAGCTGATTCGCGGTAACCGTGCCATCAAGATCAATGCCGAGGGATTTCATGCTTTCGAATCATTCAACTATCCTCACCTCTGCGATGTAGGAATCAATTTCCAATATCACGACCATCATATTCTTAAGCCGGATTACAGAAAGCCAATGGTTCCACATCTGAAGCTCGATCCAAACGTCATCGTGTTCAGTCTCTTCCCAGGTATCCAGGATAACATTGTGCGCCACGTGATGGAATCACCAGACCTCCGCGGCATCGTGATGCGCACTTTCGGTTCGGGCAACGCTCCTCACACGCCATGGATCATGCGTCTTCTGGATCAGGCTGCCCATCGCGGAGTAAACATCGTGAATATCAGCCAATGTCTTACGGGCAGTGTAGAGATGGAACGCTACGGAGCCGGCTTCCAGTTGAAAACTGCTCATGTGATAAGCGGATACGATTCTACTGTAGAGGCTATGGTCACCAAGATGATGTATCTGCAGGGAAGATATGCAGACAACAAAAAGGTAAGAGAAAAACTGACTGAATCTCTGGCTGGTGAAATATCTATATAA
- a CDS encoding DUF4301 family protein produces MNQQDLTQISARGISEQQIEHQLEQIKNGFPFLKLEGAAAIGKGIMAPTAQEVENYEKAWNDYKAEGHKIVKFVPASGAASRMFKNMFAFLDAPYDVPTTDFEKQFFENIKKFAFRKALCDKCHVNNEKGIMCLIKKGDYKAIVANLLKPEGLNYGQLPKGLLQFHEYEDEVRTPMEEHLVEAALYASSNGEANVHFTVSHDHLELFKQMVAEKADKYAQRYGIKYNISFSEQKPSTDTIAANPDNTPFRNEDGSLLFRPGGHGALIENLNEIDADVVFIKNIDNVVPDRLKPETVTWKQVIAGVLVTLQKQAFDYLKVLDSGQYNHEKLEEIIRFVQRDLCCRKADIKELEDAELVIYLRKKLNRPMRVCGVVKNVGEPGGGPFLTYNQDGTVSLQILESSQIDKNNEEYMKMFTEGTHFNPVDLVCATRDYQGNAFDLPKFVDPSTGFISSKSKNGKDLKALELPGLWNGAMSDWNTVFVEVPLGTFNPVKTVNDLLRDQHQAVEGGIKHEHHHEHGEGGCCGKH; encoded by the coding sequence ATGAATCAGCAAGATCTAACCCAAATCTCTGCTCGCGGTATCTCCGAGCAGCAGATTGAACATCAGTTGGAACAAATCAAGAATGGCTTCCCTTTCCTCAAACTTGAGGGCGCGGCTGCCATCGGTAAGGGTATCATGGCTCCTACAGCTCAGGAAGTAGAGAACTACGAGAAGGCGTGGAACGACTACAAGGCTGAGGGTCACAAGATTGTGAAGTTTGTACCTGCTTCAGGTGCGGCAAGCCGCATGTTCAAGAACATGTTTGCTTTCCTCGATGCTCCATACGATGTTCCTACTACTGACTTCGAAAAACAATTCTTCGAGAATATCAAGAAGTTTGCTTTCCGCAAGGCACTCTGCGACAAGTGCCATGTAAACAACGAGAAGGGCATCATGTGCCTTATCAAGAAGGGTGATTACAAGGCTATCGTGGCTAATCTCCTCAAGCCAGAGGGATTGAACTACGGTCAGTTGCCTAAGGGATTACTCCAGTTCCACGAGTATGAGGATGAGGTTCGCACTCCAATGGAGGAGCACCTGGTTGAGGCTGCGCTCTATGCAAGCAGCAACGGCGAGGCAAATGTTCACTTCACCGTTTCTCACGACCACCTGGAACTCTTCAAGCAGATGGTAGCCGAGAAGGCAGATAAGTATGCACAGCGCTACGGCATCAAGTACAACATCTCATTCTCAGAGCAGAAGCCTAGCACCGATACTATCGCTGCCAATCCAGACAATACTCCTTTCCGTAACGAGGATGGATCATTGCTGTTCCGTCCGGGCGGTCATGGTGCACTCATCGAGAACCTCAACGAAATTGATGCTGATGTGGTATTCATCAAGAATATTGACAATGTGGTTCCTGATCGCCTGAAGCCTGAGACTGTTACCTGGAAGCAGGTGATTGCAGGTGTATTGGTTACTCTGCAGAAGCAGGCTTTCGATTATCTGAAGGTCTTGGATTCTGGTCAGTACAACCATGAGAAGCTGGAGGAGATTATCCGCTTCGTTCAGCGCGACCTCTGCTGCCGCAAGGCTGATATCAAGGAGCTGGAGGATGCCGAGCTGGTTATCTATCTGCGTAAGAAGTTGAACCGCCCTATGCGTGTCTGCGGTGTCGTTAAGAACGTGGGCGAGCCTGGTGGTGGTCCATTCCTTACCTATAATCAGGATGGCACTGTAAGCCTTCAGATTTTGGAGAGCTCTCAGATTGACAAGAATAACGAGGAGTATATGAAGATGTTCACCGAGGGTACTCACTTCAACCCAGTAGATCTCGTTTGCGCTACCAGGGACTACCAGGGCAATGCCTTCGATCTTCCTAAGTTCGTTGATCCATCTACCGGTTTCATCTCCAGCAAGAGTAAAAATGGTAAGGATTTGAAGGCACTCGAGTTGCCAGGTCTCTGGAATGGTGCGATGAGTGACTGGAATACAGTATTCGTAGAGGTTCCTCTCGGTACCTTCAACCCAGTGAAGACCGTGAACGATCTGCTCCGCGACCAGCATCAGGCTGTAGAGGGTGGTATCAAGCACGAGCATCATCACGAGCACGGAGAGGGCGGTTGCTGCGGTAAGCACTAA
- a CDS encoding RelA/SpoT family protein — translation MNETPFKFTSEEKEQTLQILEHLRTAVGDTFKPGDEQHLREDIQHAFINHQIKRNVFGMNPILAALQTAEIAVNEIGLKRDGIIAILMQTSVIDGYQTIEEIQKKYGDSVAHIISGLLRIHDLYKRNPIIESENFRNLLISFSEDMRVILIMIADRVNVMRQIRDTEQKEAKHEVSEEASYLYAPLAHKLGLYKLKSELEDLSLKYLEHDAYYMIKDKLNATKASRDAYIARFIQPIQEKLNAAGLKYHMKGRTKSIHSIWQKMKKQKCAFEGVYDLFAIRIILDAPREKEYMQCWQTFALITDMYQPNPKRMRDWLSVPKSNGYESLHTTVLGPENKWVEVQIRTERMDDIAEHGLAAHWRYKGIKQGEGGIDEWLANIRSALENNDDLQLMDQFTTDLKEDEVYVFTPKGDLLNFQKGATVLDFAYYIHSRIGNTCVGGKINGRAVTFRQELHSGDQVEILTQSNQKPRREWLNIVQTSKAKAKIRLALKETQKKDGLYAKELLERRFKNRKLEIDESIMARIIKKMGYKENSDFYKDVAEEKIDVNSIIERYIEERDHDLNLANTNKTAESAENFEFENPTEELMKQSDDVLVIDEHLKGIDFELAHCCHPIYGDPIFGFVTISKGIKVHRMDCPNAKELRRRFGYRIVKAKWSGKGTSKYAITLRIIGNDDIGIVSNITNIISKEDKLIMRGINISSKDGLFSGNVTVMIDDAGKTDALIKKLSAVKGVKQVTRI, via the coding sequence ATGAACGAAACACCTTTTAAATTCACATCCGAAGAAAAGGAACAGACACTCCAAATCCTGGAGCACCTGAGAACTGCCGTAGGCGATACATTCAAGCCAGGCGACGAGCAGCATCTGCGTGAAGACATACAGCATGCCTTCATAAACCATCAGATTAAACGCAATGTCTTCGGAATGAATCCAATACTCGCTGCCCTGCAAACCGCAGAAATCGCAGTAAACGAAATCGGTTTGAAACGAGATGGCATCATCGCCATCCTGATGCAGACCAGCGTCATCGATGGCTATCAGACCATCGAAGAGATACAGAAGAAATACGGAGATAGCGTAGCCCACATCATCAGTGGTCTGCTTCGCATCCACGATTTATATAAGCGCAACCCTATCATCGAGAGCGAGAACTTCAGGAATCTGCTTATCTCATTCTCTGAGGATATGCGCGTCATCCTCATCATGATTGCCGACCGCGTGAATGTGATGAGACAGATACGTGATACCGAACAGAAAGAGGCAAAGCATGAAGTAAGCGAAGAGGCAAGCTACCTCTATGCCCCACTCGCACACAAACTGGGACTCTACAAACTGAAGAGCGAACTGGAAGACCTAAGTCTGAAGTATCTCGAGCACGACGCCTACTATATGATAAAGGACAAACTGAACGCCACCAAGGCTTCGCGCGATGCCTATATCGCCCGCTTCATCCAGCCAATCCAGGAGAAGCTCAATGCTGCCGGTCTGAAATATCACATGAAAGGCCGCACCAAGAGTATCCACTCCATCTGGCAGAAGATGAAAAAGCAGAAGTGCGCCTTCGAGGGTGTATACGATCTCTTTGCCATCCGTATTATCCTCGATGCACCAAGAGAGAAAGAGTATATGCAGTGCTGGCAGACCTTTGCCCTCATCACCGACATGTATCAGCCAAACCCAAAGCGTATGCGCGACTGGCTCAGCGTGCCTAAGAGCAACGGTTATGAAAGTCTGCATACCACTGTGCTGGGTCCTGAAAACAAATGGGTAGAGGTACAGATCAGAACCGAGCGCATGGACGATATTGCAGAGCACGGACTCGCTGCCCACTGGCGCTACAAGGGTATCAAGCAGGGAGAAGGCGGTATCGACGAATGGCTTGCCAATATCCGTTCTGCCCTCGAAAACAATGACGACCTGCAGCTGATGGACCAGTTTACCACCGACCTGAAGGAAGATGAAGTATACGTGTTCACTCCAAAGGGCGACCTGCTGAACTTCCAGAAGGGAGCTACAGTACTCGACTTTGCCTACTATATCCACTCCCGCATCGGCAATACCTGTGTGGGCGGAAAGATTAACGGAAGAGCCGTCACCTTCCGACAGGAACTCCATTCGGGAGATCAGGTAGAAATCCTCACACAGAGCAACCAGAAGCCACGCCGCGAATGGCTCAACATCGTGCAGACATCTAAGGCTAAAGCCAAGATTCGTCTAGCACTGAAGGAAACCCAGAAGAAGGACGGCCTCTATGCCAAGGAACTTCTGGAGCGCCGATTCAAGAACAGGAAACTGGAAATTGATGAGAGCATCATGGCGCGCATCATCAAGAAGATGGGATATAAGGAGAACTCAGACTTCTATAAGGATGTAGCCGAGGAGAAAATCGACGTGAACAGCATCATCGAGAGATACATCGAGGAGCGCGACCATGACTTGAACCTTGCCAATACCAACAAGACTGCAGAAAGTGCAGAGAATTTCGAGTTTGAGAATCCTACCGAGGAACTGATGAAGCAGAGCGACGATGTGCTGGTTATCGATGAGCACCTCAAGGGCATCGATTTCGAACTGGCTCATTGCTGCCACCCTATCTACGGCGACCCAATCTTCGGATTCGTTACCATCAGCAAGGGCATCAAGGTTCATCGCATGGATTGTCCTAACGCCAAGGAACTGCGCCGCCGTTTCGGTTACCGCATCGTGAAGGCGAAATGGAGCGGCAAGGGAACATCCAAGTATGCCATCACGCTCCGCATTATCGGAAACGACGATATCGGTATCGTGAGCAACATCACCAACATCATTTCCAAGGAAGACAAACTCATCATGCGAGGCATCAACATCTCTTCCAAGGATGGTCTCTTCTCTGGCAATGTTACCGTAATGATTGATGATGCCGGCAAAACTGATGCACTCATCAAGAAACTGAGCGCCGTGAAGGGCGTTAAGCAGGTAACGAGAATATAA
- a CDS encoding tetratricopeptide repeat protein encodes MKKILLVLFMVMGAMSTSAQYRVDRLVTAGRSALYYEDFVLSIKYFNLAIGAKPYLYEPWYYRSVAKFNLDDFTGAESDASEALHLNPYINDIYDLRAICRIRQNRFDDAIADYNEAIRLEPRNRNYWFNRAICQMENKKYEAAQQELDTIVGKWKDWSNAYSLKAEVYLHQKDTVQAEKWLDKSLQINPYDGDAWTTRAYMALARKEWKTADEALTKSLHFKPNNVNSYINRALARINLNNLRGAMSDYDNALELDPNNFLAHYNRGLMRVQLGDDNRAITDFDFIIKMEPQNFMAIFNRALLHDKTGNLRAAIKDYTMVINQFPNFWTGLSNRASCYRRLGMTAKAEMDEFRIFKAQMNKHIGIQPRWSAKTKKEMRKRSEVDPNKFASLVVDDEPKYEHNYKSEYRGKVQNRQVETAFLPMYQLSYFPNNQNVNGVQAYDKEVDALNQHTKADKVYIVCSKEQLDENGSMKIFSMIDKLSAELSVASDNETRKRLLMRRAIAHSVLRDFEAAISDFTYYISLDDKNSLAYWQRAVCQAEMDEFNKAEGKGVLNIHSAEADFSDAIRLNSNNAYIYYNRGNLHAGRNELSKAIDDYTIALRIDNRLAEAYYNRGIARAKSGNKQTAIQDLSKAGELGLYDAYSVIKRLNKSK; translated from the coding sequence ATGAAGAAGATTCTCTTAGTTCTTTTTATGGTAATGGGCGCCATGTCGACTTCTGCCCAATATCGTGTAGACCGACTTGTTACGGCCGGTCGGAGTGCATTGTATTATGAGGATTTCGTCCTTTCAATCAAGTATTTTAATCTGGCTATCGGTGCCAAGCCTTATCTGTATGAGCCTTGGTATTACCGCAGTGTGGCAAAATTTAATCTGGATGACTTTACGGGTGCCGAAAGTGATGCCAGCGAGGCGTTGCATCTCAATCCCTATATCAATGATATTTATGACTTGAGAGCCATCTGTCGCATCAGACAAAACAGGTTTGATGATGCGATAGCTGACTATAATGAGGCTATCAGACTGGAACCGCGCAACCGAAATTACTGGTTCAACCGGGCTATCTGCCAGATGGAAAACAAAAAGTATGAGGCGGCGCAGCAGGAACTGGATACCATCGTGGGAAAATGGAAAGACTGGTCGAATGCTTATTCGCTCAAGGCTGAAGTGTATCTGCATCAGAAAGATACCGTGCAGGCTGAGAAATGGCTAGACAAGAGTCTGCAGATCAATCCGTATGATGGGGATGCCTGGACTACGCGTGCCTATATGGCGTTGGCTAGAAAGGAATGGAAAACGGCTGATGAGGCGCTGACCAAGAGTCTGCATTTCAAACCTAACAATGTGAACAGTTACATTAACCGTGCTTTGGCGCGTATCAATCTGAATAACCTCAGGGGGGCGATGAGCGATTATGACAATGCCCTTGAGCTGGATCCGAACAATTTCCTGGCTCATTATAATAGAGGACTGATGCGTGTACAGTTGGGTGATGATAACCGTGCTATCACCGATTTCGACTTCATTATCAAGATGGAACCCCAGAACTTCATGGCTATCTTCAACCGAGCTCTATTGCATGACAAGACCGGTAATCTGAGAGCAGCCATCAAGGATTATACTATGGTTATCAACCAGTTCCCTAACTTCTGGACCGGTTTGTCTAACCGTGCCAGCTGTTACCGACGCCTGGGCATGACAGCCAAGGCAGAGATGGATGAATTCCGTATCTTCAAGGCGCAGATGAACAAGCATATCGGAATCCAGCCGAGATGGAGCGCAAAGACCAAGAAGGAGATGCGTAAGCGCTCTGAGGTTGACCCGAATAAGTTTGCTTCGCTGGTAGTAGATGACGAACCGAAGTATGAACACAACTATAAGAGCGAGTATCGTGGTAAGGTTCAGAACCGTCAGGTAGAAACCGCCTTCCTGCCGATGTATCAGCTCTCTTATTTCCCAAACAATCAGAATGTAAATGGAGTTCAGGCTTATGACAAGGAGGTTGATGCGCTCAATCAGCATACCAAGGCAGACAAGGTTTATATCGTTTGCAGTAAGGAGCAGCTCGATGAGAATGGTTCTATGAAGATATTCTCGATGATTGATAAACTTTCGGCAGAGTTGAGTGTGGCGAGCGATAATGAAACTAGAAAACGTCTCCTGATGCGCAGGGCCATCGCTCATAGTGTACTTCGTGATTTTGAGGCTGCCATCAGTGATTTCACCTATTATATCTCGCTCGATGACAAGAACTCTTTGGCTTACTGGCAGCGTGCTGTCTGCCAGGCTGAGATGGATGAATTTAACAAGGCTGAGGGCAAGGGTGTTCTGAACATCCATTCTGCTGAGGCTGATTTCAGTGATGCCATCCGCCTGAACAGTAACAATGCTTACATCTATTATAATAGAGGTAATCTTCATGCAGGCAGAAACGAACTTTCAAAGGCAATAGATGATTATACCATTGCCTTGAGAATTGATAACCGCCTTGCAGAGGCTTATTATAATAGAGGTATAGCACGAGCCAAGAGTGGCAATAAGCAGACTGCCATCCAGGATCTTTCAAAGGCAGGAGAACTTGGTTTGTATGATGCTTATTCTGTGATCAAGCGCTTGAATAAGTCGAAATAA
- the def gene encoding peptide deformylase, with the protein MILPIYIYGQPVLRKVAEDITPDYPDLKVLINNMYETLDSSNGIGLAAPQIGLPIRLVVIDLDVLSEDMPEYKGFRHAFINAHILERDEENTDTSEEGCLSIPGINENVVRPTRIHVKYMDEDFNEHDEWIGGYLARVMQHEFDHLEGTMFVDRVSPLRKNMIAGKLKSIIKGNFRAAYRTKIRR; encoded by the coding sequence ATGATTTTACCGATTTATATTTATGGTCAGCCAGTGCTGAGAAAGGTGGCTGAAGATATTACCCCTGATTATCCAGATCTCAAGGTGTTGATTAATAATATGTATGAAACCCTTGATTCCAGCAACGGCATCGGATTGGCTGCGCCTCAGATTGGCTTGCCTATCCGCCTGGTGGTTATCGACCTGGATGTGCTCAGCGAGGATATGCCCGAGTACAAGGGATTCCGTCATGCTTTCATCAATGCTCATATCCTAGAGCGCGATGAGGAAAATACCGACACTTCTGAAGAGGGATGTCTTTCTATCCCTGGTATCAATGAGAATGTGGTTCGTCCTACACGCATCCATGTAAAGTATATGGATGAGGATTTTAATGAACATGATGAGTGGATAGGGGGATATCTGGCTCGCGTGATGCAGCATGAATTCGACCATTTGGAGGGTACAATGTTTGTTGACCGTGTGTCTCCTCTTCGCAAGAACATGATAGCAGGAAAGCTCAAGAGTATCATCAAGGGCAATTTCCGTGCTGCCTATCGTACTAAGATACGTCGATAG